Proteins co-encoded in one Papaver somniferum cultivar HN1 chromosome 5, ASM357369v1, whole genome shotgun sequence genomic window:
- the LOC113282041 gene encoding cysteine-rich receptor-like protein kinase 10, whose translation MKPKSFLSNLLKPFKSEKDTSKEEDLEKLAAQEQKAFYYETLVTATKDFHFSNKLGEGGFGPVFKGKLEDGREIAVKKLSHSSRQGKKEFMNEAKLLARVQHKNIVSLLGFCTHGVEKLLVYEYLPHESLDKFLFNSKRRDELDWKRRYDVIAGVARGMVYLHEDCHICIIHRDIKASNILLDDKWAPKIADFGMARLYPEDETHVNTRVAGTNGYMAPEYVMHGNLSTKADVFSFGVVVLELISGQKNSSFNRDPDVSCLLEWVWKLYKTGRSAEIIDPTLAPLGESSVEQIKMCVQIGLLCCQADPSLRPPMRRVVVLLSKKPGSLEEPQRPGYPGSRYRRTSGASSQTSSSRSRPTRNAAASFASNPGSSSGSSLNTYGSTFNTNTNTVSTSTITSPIPLPHGKEPIQE comes from the exons ATGAAACCTAAATCATTTTTATCTAATCTATTGAAACCATTTAAATCAGAGAAAG ATACATCAAAAGAAGAAGACTTAGAGAAACTAGCAGCTCAAGAACAAAAAGCATTCTATTACGAAACTCTTGTCACAGCAACTAAAGATTTTCATTTTAGTAATAAACTTGGTGAAGGTGGATTTGGTCCTGTTTTCAAG GGGAAATTGGAAGATGGAAGAGAAATAGCAGTGAAGAAATTATCACATAGTTCAAGACAAGGGAAGAAAGAATTCATGAATGAAGCTAAATTACTGGCACGTGTCCAACATAAGAACATTGTTAGTCTATTGGGTTTCTGTACACATGGTGTTGAGAAGCTACTTGTTTATGAATATCTTCCCCATGAAAGCTTGGATAAGTTTCTCTTCA ATAGTAAGAGAAGAGATGAGCTGGATTGGAAGAGAAGGTACGACGTCATAGCAGGTGTTGCAAGAGGAATGGTTTACTTACACGAAGATTGTCACATATGTATCATACACCGCGACATCAAAGCCAGTAACATCTTGCTTGATGATAAGTGGGCTCCAAAGATTGCTGATTTTGGCATGGCTCGTCTCTATCCTGAAGAtgaaactcatgtaaacacacGAGTTGCTGGTACCAA TGGATACATGGCCCCCGAGTATGTGATGCATGGAAATTTATCAACTAAAGCAGATGTTTTTAGCTTTGGAGTGGTGGTGTTGGAGTTAATAAGCGGCCAGAAGAATTCTTCATTCAATCGAGATCCTGATGTCAGTTGCCTACTTGAGTGG GTATGGAAGCTGTACAAGACTGGACGGAGCGCAGAAATTATTGACCCAACATTGGCTCCACTGGGAGAATCTTCTGTTGAACAAATTAAAATGTGCGTACAGATCGGGCTGTTGTGCTGTCAAGCTGACCCATCTCTAAGACCTCCCATGCGACGTGTTGTGGTGTTGCTATCAAAAAAGCCAGGTTCCCTTGAAGAGCCACAAAGACCTGGTTACCCTGGTTCAAGATATAGGAGAACTTCTGGGGCATCATCTCAAACTAGTTCATCACGCTCTCGTCCCACCCGCAATGCTGCTGCAAGTTTCGCTTCTAATCCTGGATCTTCCAGCGGTTCTTCCTTGAATACATACGGTTCTACCTTTAATACAAACACAAACACTGTCTCAACTTCTACAATTACAAGCCCAATTCCACTACCTCATGGGAAAGAACCAATCCAAGAATAG